The following are encoded in a window of Streptomyces sp. SAT1 genomic DNA:
- a CDS encoding acetoin utilization protein AcuC, which produces MSGCAQLMWDEAVTGYDFGRDHPMDPVRLALTRSLVGALGLDRQVRLVSAKPAGESTLRLVHRLDYIDAVRTASADPAAADPAYGLGTVDDPAFAGMHEVSALIAGQSVGAAEAVWGGDALHAVNFTGGLHHAMPGAASGFCVYNDAALAIARLLELGAERVAYVDVDVHHGDGVQAAFWEDPRVLTVSLHEHPRTLFPQTGWPQETGADSAEGSAVNVALPAGTGDAGWLRAFHAIVPELLADFRPQVLVTQHGADTHFEDPLAHLAVSLDAQRAVQVACHDLAHEHAEGRWVALGGGGYAVVEVVPRSWTHLVGIAAGRPVEPETVIPESWRQEVYARTRQLGPLRMTDGRWPVPWSDWDAGYDPADRLDQAILATRRAAFPLRGLLP; this is translated from the coding sequence ATGAGCGGCTGCGCACAGCTGATGTGGGACGAGGCGGTAACGGGGTATGACTTCGGCCGCGACCATCCGATGGACCCGGTCCGGCTCGCCCTGACCCGGAGCCTGGTCGGCGCCCTCGGGCTCGACCGCCAGGTGCGCCTGGTGTCCGCCAAGCCGGCCGGGGAGTCGACGCTGCGGCTGGTGCACCGGCTGGACTACATCGACGCGGTGAGGACGGCGTCGGCGGATCCGGCGGCGGCCGACCCGGCGTACGGCCTTGGCACGGTGGACGATCCGGCCTTCGCCGGGATGCACGAGGTCTCGGCGCTGATCGCGGGCCAGTCGGTGGGCGCGGCGGAGGCGGTGTGGGGCGGGGACGCGCTGCACGCGGTGAACTTCACGGGCGGGCTGCACCACGCGATGCCGGGCGCGGCGTCCGGCTTCTGCGTCTACAACGACGCGGCGCTGGCCATCGCCCGGCTCCTCGAACTCGGCGCCGAGCGGGTCGCGTACGTCGATGTCGACGTGCACCACGGCGACGGGGTGCAGGCCGCGTTCTGGGAGGACCCGCGGGTGCTGACGGTCTCGCTGCACGAGCATCCCCGGACGCTGTTCCCGCAGACCGGGTGGCCGCAGGAGACCGGCGCGGACAGCGCGGAGGGTTCGGCGGTGAACGTGGCGCTGCCGGCCGGGACCGGGGACGCGGGGTGGCTGCGGGCGTTCCACGCGATCGTGCCCGAACTGCTCGCGGACTTCCGGCCGCAGGTGCTGGTGACCCAGCACGGCGCCGACACGCACTTCGAGGACCCGCTCGCGCATCTCGCGGTCTCGCTGGACGCGCAGCGGGCCGTGCAGGTCGCCTGCCACGACCTGGCGCACGAGCACGCCGAGGGCCGCTGGGTCGCCCTGGGCGGCGGCGGTTACGCGGTGGTCGAGGTCGTCCCGCGCTCGTGGACGCATCTGGTGGGGATCGCGGCGGGGCGGCCGGTGGAGCCGGAGACGGTGATCCCGGAGAGCTGGCGCCAGGAGGTGTACGCGCGGACGCGGCAACTGGGGCCGCTGCGGATGACGGACGGGCGGTGGCCGGTGCCGTGGTCGGACTGGGATGCCGGGTACGACCCGGCGGACCGGCTGGACCAGGCGATCCTGGCGACCCGGCGGGCGGCGTTCCCGCTGCGCGGGCTGCTGCCCTAG
- a CDS encoding MFS transporter: MTDVLRRGRASLAFSFFAQGAAFALLVTRIPAIQDRYGVSDGLLPVFLAAVPILAGVGSVTTEHLVKRFRPSRLLRWSQPVVLLALLGAGSGDRIAEMALTLAVFGLAVGMLDASMNMLGVSLQRTYGRSIMLGFHAAYSLGGIVGASLAWAGAHWHLALWASYLPVVAVLLPAAFVGSRWYVDADTSAGSGDPAAAGAPGDGGAGGTVVFKLLLPLCLVMTFAYIGDSTVSNWSAKYLQDTLGSSEQLATVPYNVYMVTTLLGRTLGDAGVRRFGAAAVVRLGTLVAAAGFAVVAGAPGAWVGMLGFTLLGLGLCVLVPQTFAAAGRLFPGASDAAIARLNIFNYVGFLVGSPLVGALGDAWSYRGAMLVPMVLVLVTLVYARSFAPPGDRYGGGHERLRTADVGRGGNGV; this comes from the coding sequence ATGACAGATGTGCTGCGGCGCGGCAGGGCCTCGCTGGCGTTCAGCTTCTTCGCCCAGGGCGCCGCCTTCGCCCTCCTCGTGACGCGCATTCCGGCCATCCAGGACCGCTACGGCGTCTCGGACGGCCTGCTGCCGGTCTTCCTGGCGGCCGTGCCCATCCTCGCGGGCGTCGGCAGCGTCACCACCGAGCACCTGGTCAAGCGGTTCCGGCCCAGTCGGCTGCTGCGCTGGTCGCAGCCGGTCGTGCTGCTGGCGCTGCTCGGGGCCGGCTCCGGTGACCGGATAGCCGAGATGGCCCTGACGCTCGCCGTGTTCGGGCTGGCGGTGGGCATGCTGGACGCCTCGATGAACATGCTCGGGGTGAGTCTCCAGCGGACGTACGGCCGCAGCATCATGCTCGGCTTCCACGCCGCCTACAGCCTGGGCGGGATCGTCGGCGCCTCGCTGGCCTGGGCGGGCGCGCACTGGCATCTGGCGCTGTGGGCGTCGTATCTGCCGGTGGTTGCGGTGCTGCTCCCGGCGGCGTTCGTCGGAAGCCGCTGGTACGTCGACGCCGACACCTCCGCCGGCTCCGGTGATCCGGCCGCCGCCGGGGCCCCGGGCGACGGGGGCGCGGGCGGGACCGTCGTGTTCAAGCTGCTGCTGCCGCTCTGCCTGGTCATGACCTTCGCGTACATCGGCGACTCGACCGTCTCCAACTGGAGCGCCAAGTACCTCCAGGACACGCTGGGCAGTTCGGAGCAGCTGGCGACGGTCCCGTACAACGTCTACATGGTCACCACGCTGCTGGGCCGGACGCTCGGGGACGCCGGGGTGCGGCGGTTCGGGGCGGCGGCGGTGGTGCGTCTGGGCACGCTGGTGGCGGCGGCCGGTTTCGCGGTGGTGGCCGGGGCGCCGGGGGCCTGGGTGGGCATGCTCGGGTTCACGCTGCTGGGGCTCGGGCTGTGCGTGCTGGTGCCGCAGACCTTCGCGGCGGCCGGGCGGCTGTTCCCGGGCGCCTCGGACGCGGCGATCGCGCGCCTCAACATCTTCAACTACGTCGGTTTCCTGGTCGGCTCGCCGCTGGTGGGCGCGCTGGGCGACGCCTGGAGCTACCGCGGGGCGATGCTGGTGCCGATGGTCCTGGTGCTGGTGACGCTGGTGTACGCCAGGTCGTTCGCGCCGCCGGGCGACCGATACGGTGGCGGTCATGAGCGGCTGCGCACAGCTGATGTGGGACGAGGCGGTAACGGGGTATGA